The nucleotide sequence GAAATAAAACAGAGGTGAATTTTGGAAAAAGAGAATTTTGATTTAAAAGCAGAGATTAAAAATCTTGGAATGACTCAAAAAGAGTTTGCTGAATATATAGATGTTCATATGACAACTGTTAGTCGTTGGGTTCGTAATGAATTGGAAATCCCA is from Thiovulum sp. ES and encodes:
- a CDS encoding Helix-turn-helix protein (PFAM: Helix-turn-helix) gives rise to the protein MEKENFDLKAEIKNLGMTQKEFAEYIDVHMTTVSRWVRNELEIPKLVKLVLENYKKAKLFDEVVFIKQSF